One part of the Bdellovibrio bacteriovorus genome encodes these proteins:
- a CDS encoding tetratricopeptide repeat protein, translating into MSRIQVTWVVKTRKGQVKGPYSTEAILKMIGEGVFSGQEMISKLPDGQWTLISKEPAFYDKLLEALEGVVDVDPKKAQKMEAETVIVQAPKAPRNNTNTGSTPSPESFANVQPQKPLLQQIDVLDTPAYVPPAQKIASVSSGESKSDSVIELSNIKNMEKGEIAKSLKIPALILMVVIVLGVFLLWDSGPADGSKIHLLAPGKSTATLSDQQIKEKLNEALFAMEQDTFESYVAAQNKLVSIVEGAPMNIEVRALLCVVYYELWPFAVQDAQDIKTIAGITQATRALNVISPFGQVCESVKLMTAGRYKEAKGTIEATLEGSEPFSLLPVLYDFKAELLAGEKDYVNAVPYYEKAAQLWEKWLHPQVALAQALYHQGDFTSAAGILRNVLTKNPKHKEAKVFAGIVEYHGFKKSDTAYAFLNSGLESKGRIPSLIEAEGYGALAEIFVLRGEKKKALEVAQKAFGLNPNNGELRQLVIRLGGTDKVKGEKGRNNELLYLGDQYVRQGDFLAAQAEFKAAFEADPKNGTAAMKAAKALWQLNQSFEAIEWLNKAIKAEPKLVSAYVLQADYMSQRFDFVGALQILTNAMRIAPNNYEVLRGLAQLEFRKNNMPGTVNYALRAAKAYDGDIDTYILLAKANGLLARSIMPINKKEIERKENASKDAIRYATKAVEIDATNPEAQITYAKMLAQTNGVDSGITYLNELIKRFSYTLDYRIALAEVYKSEDRYSQAKDIYEKVAEADPRNKKAWLGLGESEKALGLNDKALKAFLSAAVLDPTDGEALFQAGKLYLETSRFEEAIQQFKRVQRLNANYPRTHYYIGKAAFASGDFATALEASKSEKKLNPNVADSYILAAEVFTARRQYAECAAEYSTAMKLRPQGADIYVKSAQCYRQSGSLDVAEDMLALASARESGYAEIYREQGAIYEMKGDTRSAAQAYNKYLGLSPNALDRAEIEAKIMRLGN; encoded by the coding sequence ATGTCACGCATTCAGGTCACTTGGGTTGTTAAAACTAGAAAAGGTCAGGTCAAAGGACCTTACTCTACCGAAGCCATTCTTAAAATGATTGGTGAGGGTGTCTTTTCCGGTCAGGAGATGATTTCTAAACTTCCCGATGGCCAGTGGACGCTGATTTCCAAAGAGCCAGCGTTCTATGACAAACTTCTGGAAGCCCTGGAAGGTGTCGTTGACGTCGATCCGAAAAAAGCCCAGAAGATGGAAGCTGAAACCGTGATCGTGCAGGCACCGAAAGCTCCGCGCAACAACACGAACACCGGCAGCACCCCTTCGCCGGAAAGCTTCGCCAACGTTCAACCGCAAAAACCGCTGCTGCAACAAATTGATGTGCTGGATACACCGGCCTATGTTCCGCCAGCGCAGAAGATCGCCTCGGTCAGCTCGGGGGAATCCAAGTCTGATTCCGTGATTGAACTTTCCAATATCAAAAACATGGAAAAAGGCGAGATCGCCAAATCCCTGAAAATCCCCGCCTTGATTTTAATGGTAGTGATTGTTCTGGGCGTGTTCTTGTTGTGGGATAGCGGGCCTGCGGATGGTTCCAAGATTCATCTTTTGGCGCCAGGAAAATCCACAGCCACGCTTTCAGACCAGCAGATCAAAGAAAAGCTGAATGAAGCCCTTTTTGCGATGGAGCAGGACACTTTTGAATCCTACGTCGCAGCCCAGAACAAACTGGTCAGCATTGTTGAGGGTGCGCCGATGAACATCGAAGTGCGCGCTCTGCTTTGTGTGGTGTACTATGAGCTGTGGCCGTTCGCGGTTCAGGATGCGCAGGATATTAAAACCATCGCCGGGATCACGCAAGCGACCCGGGCCTTGAATGTGATCAGCCCGTTTGGTCAGGTGTGTGAATCCGTGAAGCTGATGACGGCGGGCCGATACAAAGAAGCCAAAGGAACCATCGAGGCCACGCTGGAAGGCTCTGAGCCGTTTTCTTTGCTTCCGGTGCTTTATGATTTCAAAGCCGAGCTTTTGGCGGGTGAAAAAGATTACGTGAATGCCGTGCCTTACTATGAAAAAGCGGCTCAGCTTTGGGAAAAGTGGCTGCATCCGCAGGTGGCTTTGGCGCAGGCGCTTTATCATCAGGGTGATTTCACCTCGGCTGCGGGAATTCTGAGAAATGTTCTGACGAAAAATCCAAAACACAAAGAAGCCAAAGTCTTTGCCGGTATCGTGGAATACCATGGCTTTAAAAAATCTGACACCGCCTATGCTTTCTTGAATTCCGGTTTGGAATCCAAGGGGCGCATCCCCTCTTTGATTGAGGCGGAAGGTTACGGCGCTTTGGCTGAAATCTTTGTCTTGCGTGGTGAGAAAAAGAAAGCCCTGGAAGTCGCACAGAAAGCCTTCGGACTGAATCCCAACAACGGCGAGCTTCGTCAGTTGGTGATTCGTCTGGGGGGTACTGACAAGGTGAAGGGCGAAAAAGGCCGTAACAATGAATTGCTGTACTTGGGTGACCAGTACGTGCGCCAAGGGGACTTCCTGGCAGCGCAGGCTGAATTCAAAGCGGCTTTTGAGGCAGACCCTAAAAACGGAACCGCGGCCATGAAGGCGGCCAAGGCCTTGTGGCAACTGAATCAAAGCTTTGAAGCCATTGAGTGGTTGAATAAAGCGATCAAGGCCGAACCGAAGCTGGTGTCCGCGTATGTGCTTCAGGCTGATTATATGTCCCAGCGTTTTGACTTTGTCGGGGCTTTGCAGATCCTGACCAACGCCATGAGAATTGCGCCAAACAACTATGAAGTTTTGCGGGGATTGGCGCAGTTGGAGTTCCGCAAAAACAACATGCCGGGCACTGTGAACTATGCTCTGCGTGCGGCGAAGGCCTATGACGGGGACATTGATACATATATTTTGTTGGCCAAAGCCAACGGACTGCTCGCCCGCTCGATCATGCCGATCAACAAAAAGGAAATTGAGCGTAAGGAAAATGCATCTAAAGATGCGATTCGCTATGCCACCAAGGCGGTGGAAATTGATGCCACCAATCCGGAAGCGCAGATCACCTATGCCAAGATGCTGGCGCAAACCAACGGGGTGGATTCCGGGATCACTTATCTAAACGAACTGATCAAACGCTTCTCCTACACCTTGGACTATCGAATCGCTTTGGCGGAAGTATATAAATCCGAAGACCGCTACAGCCAGGCCAAGGATATTTATGAAAAGGTCGCCGAGGCAGATCCGCGCAATAAAAAAGCATGGCTGGGGCTGGGTGAAAGTGAAAAGGCTTTGGGTCTGAATGATAAAGCCTTGAAGGCGTTCTTAAGTGCCGCCGTTTTGGATCCCACCGATGGGGAGGCTTTGTTCCAAGCCGGCAAACTGTATCTGGAAACCAGCCGTTTTGAGGAGGCCATCCAGCAGTTTAAACGGGTGCAGCGTCTGAACGCCAACTACCCGCGCACGCACTATTATATTGGCAAGGCGGCGTTTGCTTCGGGGGATTTTGCGACGGCTTTGGAAGCCTCCAAATCCGAAAAAAAGCTGAATCCGAACGTGGCTGATTCCTATATTTTGGCGGCGGAAGTGTTCACGGCCCGCCGTCAGTATGCCGAATGTGCGGCAGAGTACTCCACCGCCATGAAGCTTCGTCCGCAAGGGGCGGATATTTACGTCAAGTCCGCCCAGTGTTACCGTCAGTCGGGATCCTTGGATGTGGCTGAAGACATGCTGGCCCTGGCATCAGCCCGCGAAAGCGGTTATGCCGAAATTTACCGGGAGCAAGGGGCCATTTACGAAATGAAGGGCGACACCCGCTCTGCGGCGCAGGCCTACAATAAATATCTTGGCCTCTCGCCAAATGCTTTGGATCGTGCTGAAATAGAAGCGAAAATCATGAGACTGGGCAACTAG
- a CDS encoding adenylate cyclase, with the protein MFAKNKKNKSVVVLIVSVFWIGYVIASAVQFYLNVKELTDREVERRLIQMRFVQESFTPLVITENFTQLKDRLEGARNLFLIDFYILQNGPEVVLWYNNFDNLAGINVDYQNFNQTLETDKLAIRTIKLMDYRFTVGVFQDKNQIMLQTALSMKGLILQDLLIVTLIVGLVVYLFLKDILDITQILSNRDRSKLASIKTLSKEGRTLLQATQTYESTKKYLEHENRYYSDSLTPAILHEMKSGQKAPYAFQSTMIRVDLNGYTQIFLDKKDEYVTEIMNTYFIKARELIERYNGLIYQYVGDEIVFHIKEDKQNSQALALACLRSVFEAAQQIETSLPEGADHYFKLKGSFVLGKIRFVKQDSGFALSGLPLIESARLLSQVDDKASSSVTFYAEAADSVSGLCTISDTKETLLKGFAKPSTLYRAKDFTTVTEALHKDVSLLTYFRSDDDLCAIYEFLNEEISKGQDQAFFTAFGILKTFKVRMSGEGQADAFTKFLRHILTANQSGKANDKVLSAAISLASNFVPSYLVKESLLDTLSSCLEHADPRVQANTIIVLGDLAEDIAFLRRFVYSKNNRVSADALLVSGKRNIDKELAEKLKEYLDSKNPLFVASGRFVVKSLGEHYKSVDPVFYETNPHLKELVSRLTG; encoded by the coding sequence TTGTTCGCCAAAAATAAAAAGAACAAGTCTGTCGTTGTCCTGATCGTCAGTGTGTTTTGGATCGGGTACGTGATCGCCTCTGCGGTACAGTTCTATCTAAACGTGAAAGAGCTGACCGACCGCGAAGTCGAACGCCGCTTGATACAGATGCGCTTCGTGCAAGAAAGCTTCACTCCGCTGGTCATCACTGAGAACTTCACCCAACTGAAAGACCGACTGGAAGGTGCCCGCAACCTGTTCCTGATTGACTTCTACATTCTTCAGAATGGACCGGAAGTGGTTCTTTGGTATAACAATTTTGACAACCTTGCCGGCATTAACGTCGACTATCAAAACTTCAATCAGACTCTTGAAACTGACAAGCTCGCCATTCGCACCATCAAACTGATGGACTATCGCTTCACCGTGGGCGTTTTCCAGGACAAAAACCAAATCATGCTGCAAACAGCTTTGTCGATGAAAGGGCTGATCCTCCAGGATCTTCTGATCGTAACCCTGATTGTGGGCTTGGTCGTTTATCTGTTCCTGAAAGACATTTTGGACATCACACAGATTCTTTCCAATCGTGATCGCTCAAAGCTTGCCAGTATTAAGACCCTTTCCAAAGAGGGCCGTACACTTTTACAAGCCACCCAAACCTACGAAAGCACAAAAAAGTATCTCGAACACGAAAACAGATACTACTCAGACTCTCTGACCCCGGCCATCCTGCATGAAATGAAGTCTGGCCAGAAAGCTCCCTATGCTTTCCAAAGCACCATGATCCGCGTGGATCTGAACGGATACACGCAGATCTTCCTAGACAAGAAAGACGAATACGTCACCGAGATCATGAACACCTACTTCATCAAAGCCCGCGAGCTGATCGAACGCTATAACGGTTTGATCTATCAGTACGTGGGGGATGAAATCGTTTTCCATATCAAAGAAGACAAACAGAATTCCCAAGCCCTGGCGCTGGCGTGCCTGCGCAGTGTCTTTGAAGCCGCTCAGCAGATTGAGACGAGCCTTCCCGAAGGGGCCGATCACTATTTCAAGTTAAAGGGCAGTTTTGTTCTGGGTAAGATTCGTTTTGTGAAACAGGATTCAGGCTTTGCCCTGAGTGGCCTTCCCCTGATTGAATCTGCCCGTCTGCTAAGTCAGGTGGATGACAAGGCTTCAAGCTCGGTCACTTTCTATGCGGAAGCCGCAGATTCCGTAAGTGGTCTTTGCACGATTTCTGACACGAAAGAGACTCTGCTAAAAGGCTTTGCCAAGCCGTCAACTCTTTATCGGGCAAAGGATTTCACGACGGTGACCGAAGCCCTGCACAAGGACGTGAGCCTTCTGACATACTTCCGCAGTGACGACGACCTTTGCGCCATTTATGAATTTTTGAATGAAGAAATCAGCAAGGGACAGGATCAGGCCTTCTTCACTGCCTTTGGCATTTTAAAGACCTTCAAAGTTCGGATGAGCGGGGAAGGGCAGGCCGATGCCTTTACCAAGTTCCTGCGCCATATCCTTACGGCAAATCAGTCCGGGAAAGCTAATGACAAAGTGCTTTCCGCTGCCATCTCATTAGCGTCGAACTTCGTCCCTTCCTATCTGGTGAAAGAATCATTGCTGGATACTTTAAGTTCCTGTCTGGAACATGCTGACCCGCGAGTTCAGGCCAATACCATCATTGTATTGGGAGATCTGGCTGAAGACATCGCCTTCCTCAGACGCTTCGTATATTCCAAGAATAATCGAGTGTCTGCAGATGCGTTGCTGGTCAGCGGTAAACGTAATATTGACAAGGAACTTGCCGAGAAGCTGAAGGAATATCTGGATTCCAAAAATCCGCTGTTCGTCGCCAGCGGCCGCTTTGTTGTGAAATCATTGGGTGAACACTATAAATCCGTGGACCCCGTGTTCTATGAGACCAATCCCCATTTAAAGGAACTGGTCTCGCGCTTGACTGGCTAA
- a CDS encoding DUF4476 domain-containing protein, which yields MSVLFKICVSLMSLALLAGCDSGGGSKDGNNNANGKPSVKNRINWSSIPSKYNPSIEDIEFRVDGYEKINVNVFGFDDDVEVVYSKDLPADAGFLRIYRVWAKSASWGSVNERPNGTTLDLIGSGSYSCSIATSNREIVQLEGGCYVRIQVFMPAGAEIEVYNVNKLMTKRFFAIKTDVMLEQLDRASRDEDKFAVIETYLASYRGLKKKPEMQAVQLGDVVSEFPFSEGKFKALRLLHATVVDRENLSKMIEDRFSYFDRAEARRIVGI from the coding sequence ATGTCGGTTCTTTTCAAGATCTGTGTTTCATTGATGTCTTTGGCTTTGCTTGCAGGCTGTGACAGCGGCGGTGGTTCGAAAGATGGCAACAACAACGCCAACGGAAAGCCCAGCGTAAAAAATCGCATCAACTGGTCATCCATTCCTTCCAAATACAATCCCTCCATTGAAGACATTGAGTTCCGCGTGGACGGCTATGAAAAGATCAACGTGAACGTCTTTGGTTTTGATGATGACGTTGAAGTTGTCTATTCCAAGGATCTTCCGGCGGACGCTGGCTTTTTGCGCATCTATCGTGTGTGGGCGAAATCAGCTTCCTGGGGCTCGGTGAACGAAAGACCCAACGGCACCACTTTGGATCTAATCGGTAGCGGCAGCTATTCTTGTTCAATTGCCACCAGCAACCGTGAAATCGTGCAGCTTGAAGGCGGATGTTATGTGCGCATTCAGGTCTTCATGCCTGCGGGTGCCGAAATCGAGGTTTATAACGTCAACAAACTGATGACCAAAAGATTCTTCGCCATCAAAACGGACGTGATGCTGGAACAACTCGACAGAGCTTCCCGGGATGAAGACAAGTTTGCGGTGATTGAAACTTATCTGGCCTCTTACCGCGGGTTGAAAAAGAAACCGGAAATGCAGGCGGTTCAGTTGGGTGATGTGGTGTCTGAATTCCCGTTCTCTGAAGGAAAATTCAAAGCACTTCGTTTGTTGCATGCAACTGTTGTGGACCGAGAAAACCTTTCCAAGATGATTGAAGACAGATTCAGTTATTTTGATCGCGCAGAGGCCCGCCGCATCGTCGGGATCTGA
- the serS gene encoding serine--tRNA ligase, producing the protein MIDIKLLEKKAENGTSYYDEYKQGLVNRGASTEVLEQIMELNKKRKELITLAETAKANQNKLSGEIGKIKREGGDASAILAEVDVLKTQVKELEAKAAEADQQVTNLALVIPNKPHSSVPVGSSEKDNKEIKVVGTPTQFAFKAKEHWELGEALNIIDFERAGKTTGTRFAFLKGAAAQMERALIQFMMDKHSMKHGYTEMIPPFMVNSNSLLGTGNFPKFKEDVFHLEGSDLYLIPTAEVPVTNYYNNEILDEKDLPQSFCAYSPCFRSEAGSAGRDTKGLIRQHQFDKVELMVFAHPDKSHEVHEALTSHAEQILMDLELPFRRVLLCTGDMGFGSAKTYDLEVWLPGQNAYREISSCSNFEDFQARRANIRFRSAGGKPQFVHTLNGSALAVGRTLVAILENYQREDGSVGIPKALQPYMGGRTEIRK; encoded by the coding sequence ATGATTGATATTAAACTTCTTGAGAAAAAAGCTGAAAACGGAACTTCTTACTATGATGAATACAAGCAGGGTCTTGTTAATCGTGGTGCTTCGACCGAAGTTCTTGAGCAAATCATGGAGCTTAATAAAAAGCGTAAAGAACTGATCACTCTGGCAGAAACAGCCAAAGCCAATCAAAACAAACTCAGCGGCGAGATCGGTAAAATCAAACGCGAAGGCGGAGACGCTTCTGCTATTTTGGCGGAAGTCGACGTTCTGAAAACCCAGGTGAAAGAGCTTGAAGCCAAGGCTGCGGAAGCCGATCAGCAGGTGACGAACCTGGCGTTGGTGATTCCGAACAAGCCGCACTCTTCTGTGCCAGTGGGTTCTTCTGAAAAAGACAATAAAGAGATCAAAGTTGTTGGCACTCCGACCCAGTTTGCTTTCAAAGCGAAAGAACACTGGGAACTGGGTGAAGCGCTGAACATTATTGATTTCGAGCGTGCTGGTAAAACCACCGGCACTCGTTTTGCCTTCCTGAAAGGGGCGGCGGCGCAAATGGAGCGCGCGCTGATCCAGTTCATGATGGACAAACACTCCATGAAACATGGTTACACCGAAATGATTCCTCCGTTCATGGTGAACAGCAACAGTTTGCTGGGCACCGGGAACTTCCCGAAATTCAAAGAGGACGTTTTCCATCTGGAAGGTTCAGACTTGTATCTGATTCCAACCGCGGAAGTGCCGGTGACGAATTACTACAACAACGAGATCTTGGATGAAAAAGATCTGCCACAAAGCTTCTGTGCGTATTCTCCGTGTTTCCGTTCTGAAGCCGGGTCTGCCGGTCGCGACACCAAAGGTCTGATTCGTCAGCACCAGTTCGACAAGGTTGAATTGATGGTATTTGCTCATCCGGACAAGTCCCATGAAGTTCACGAGGCATTGACCTCCCACGCTGAACAGATCCTGATGGATCTGGAGCTTCCGTTCCGCCGTGTGCTTCTGTGCACCGGGGACATGGGCTTTGGATCTGCGAAAACTTATGATCTGGAAGTATGGTTGCCGGGTCAGAATGCGTATCGTGAGATCAGCTCTTGCTCTAACTTCGAAGATTTCCAGGCTCGTCGCGCGAACATTCGTTTCCGCAGTGCGGGTGGTAAACCTCAGTTCGTTCACACCCTGAACGGCTCTGCCTTGGCGGTGGGAAGAACCTTGGTGGCCATCCTGGAAAACTACCAGCGTGAAGACGGTTCCGTGGGCATTCCAAAGGCTTTGCAGCCTTATATGGGCGGCCGTACCGAGATTCGTAAGTAA
- a CDS encoding DedA family protein, with protein sequence MELIDIILHLDKHIAEWIVFFGPWLYVILFLIIFAETGLVVTPFLPGDSLLFALGAFTVVEGGLNLWVILISLTIAGILGDTVNYHIGKYLGPKVFESDSRFFKKKYLEQTHAFYERWGAFTIVAARFAPIVRTFAPFVAGIGEMQYRKFIVYNIGGAIAWVWIFVLAGHFFGNLPVVKQNFHIVIFGVIGVSLLPMVWPWVSSKLKRKQA encoded by the coding sequence ATGGAACTCATTGATATTATATTGCACCTTGATAAGCACATCGCTGAATGGATCGTTTTCTTCGGACCTTGGCTGTATGTGATTCTTTTCCTGATCATCTTTGCTGAAACCGGCCTGGTGGTGACACCGTTCCTGCCGGGGGATTCCCTGCTGTTTGCACTGGGTGCTTTCACCGTGGTGGAAGGTGGTTTGAATCTTTGGGTGATTCTGATCAGTCTGACGATCGCCGGTATTCTGGGCGACACCGTGAACTATCATATCGGGAAGTATCTGGGGCCGAAGGTCTTTGAATCAGATTCCCGCTTCTTCAAGAAAAAATATCTGGAACAAACTCACGCCTTTTATGAGCGCTGGGGAGCTTTTACAATTGTAGCTGCCCGCTTTGCTCCGATCGTTCGCACGTTTGCTCCGTTTGTAGCCGGCATCGGTGAAATGCAATACCGTAAGTTCATCGTTTACAACATCGGTGGCGCGATTGCGTGGGTGTGGATCTTTGTTCTGGCAGGCCACTTCTTTGGAAATCTTCCGGTGGTGAAGCAGAACTTCCATATCGTGATCTTTGGTGTGATCGGCGTTTCTTTGCTGCCGATGGTGTGGCCGTGGGTTTCAAGTAAGCTTAAGAGAAAGCAGGCGTAA